A genomic window from Bacteroidia bacterium includes:
- a CDS encoding SPFH domain-containing protein has protein sequence MGLFDFIKGQLVEVIEWVDDSRDTLVWKFPDKDKEIKMGAQLTVRESQAVVFINEGVLADVFQPGRHELITRNMPILSTLKAWKHGFNSPFKADVYFVNTRQFTQQKWGTKQPIIVRDPEFETVRIRSFGDFAFRIHDAGVFFKEFAGTDSHLTTDEIIEMFRTALITKFSAAIAKSGLSVLDMAANALTVGDTLLPIIAADFTGMGITITKFNIESITLPEELQKELDNMSSANMQIRTKRKEKMLDNEMELQNMMNKVNLSQNVQDVNKFLQFQTGMGMEKTGDNPSSDMMKTMLQMNLAQQMMQNQQNLVNNPNNPASNNTPPPAKESRETIMATLKELGELKAAGILTEDEFNEKKKELLSKL, from the coding sequence GAATGGGTTGATGACTCACGGGATACTTTGGTTTGGAAATTTCCGGACAAAGATAAGGAGATAAAAATGGGTGCGCAGCTAACTGTGCGTGAATCACAAGCTGTAGTATTTATTAATGAAGGGGTTTTGGCGGATGTTTTTCAGCCCGGCCGCCATGAGCTGATTACCAGAAATATGCCGATATTAAGCACCCTAAAAGCTTGGAAACACGGCTTTAACTCTCCCTTTAAAGCAGATGTTTACTTCGTAAACACCCGTCAATTTACCCAGCAAAAATGGGGCACTAAGCAGCCAATTATTGTTAGAGATCCGGAATTTGAAACTGTACGCATACGGTCATTTGGTGACTTTGCATTCCGAATACATGATGCCGGAGTTTTCTTTAAAGAATTTGCCGGTACGGATAGCCACCTCACAACTGATGAAATAATCGAGATGTTCCGAACTGCCTTAATTACCAAATTCAGTGCAGCTATCGCTAAATCAGGGCTTTCTGTTTTGGATATGGCCGCAAATGCACTTACGGTCGGGGATACATTACTGCCCATCATCGCTGCGGATTTTACCGGAATGGGGATAACTATCACCAAGTTTAACATAGAAAGTATCACACTTCCCGAAGAACTTCAAAAAGAACTTGATAATATGTCTTCGGCAAATATGCAGATTCGGACAAAGCGTAAGGAAAAAATGCTGGATAACGAAATGGAACTTCAAAATATGATGAACAAAGTAAATTTATCTCAAAATGTTCAGGATGTAAACAAGTTTTTACAGTTCCAAACCGGTATGGGCATGGAAAAAACGGGAGATAACCCATCTTCTGACATGATGAAAACGATGCTTCAAATGAACCTCGCCCAACAAATGATGCAAAATCAGCAAAATCTGGTCAATAATCCCAATAACCCTGCTTCAAACAATACTCCGCCACCGGCAAAAGAATCCCGCGAAACTATTATGGCTACCCTAAAAGAATTAGGTGAACTTAAAGCAGCAGGTATTCTGACTGAAGATGAATTTAACGAAAAGAAAAAAGAACTATTATCAAAACTATAA